One window from the genome of Actinoplanes teichomyceticus ATCC 31121 encodes:
- a CDS encoding Gfo/Idh/MocA family protein codes for MRFGLFGTGPWAHDVHSAALAQHPRVELAGVWGRNPEKAAELAAKRGTRAYADADELIADVDAVAIALPPDVQAPIAIRAARAGRHLVLDKPVSLRASEAAELASAVADRDVASVVFFTRRFVPETERFLADAVATGGWTEARVDHLGSIFTPDNPFGASPWRRERGGLWDVGPHALSLVLPVLGPVTEVTGLTGGRDLTSLVLRHASGAISRLTLSVDAPEAAVRAEAEFAGAAGVRTVPTVPFSAVDLFGRALDELLSAAAGGPRPACDVRFGQQVTEVLAAAAEAVREGRTVRLG; via the coding sequence GTGCGGTTCGGATTGTTCGGTACGGGCCCGTGGGCGCACGATGTGCATTCGGCGGCCCTGGCACAACACCCGCGGGTCGAGCTGGCCGGGGTCTGGGGGCGGAACCCGGAGAAGGCCGCGGAGCTGGCGGCGAAGCGTGGCACCCGGGCGTATGCGGACGCGGACGAGCTGATCGCCGACGTGGACGCGGTTGCGATCGCGTTGCCGCCGGACGTGCAGGCGCCGATCGCGATCCGCGCGGCGCGGGCCGGACGGCACCTGGTGCTGGACAAGCCGGTCTCGCTGCGTGCCTCGGAGGCTGCGGAACTCGCCTCGGCCGTCGCCGACCGGGACGTGGCTTCGGTGGTCTTCTTCACCCGGCGGTTCGTGCCGGAGACCGAGCGGTTCCTCGCGGACGCCGTGGCGACCGGCGGCTGGACCGAGGCGCGGGTCGACCACCTCGGCTCGATCTTCACGCCGGACAACCCGTTCGGCGCCTCACCGTGGCGCCGGGAGCGCGGCGGCCTCTGGGACGTCGGCCCGCACGCGTTGTCCCTGGTGCTGCCGGTGCTCGGCCCGGTGACCGAGGTGACCGGCCTGACCGGCGGGCGCGATCTGACCTCGCTGGTGCTGCGGCACGCGAGTGGGGCGATCAGCCGGCTCACCCTGTCGGTGGACGCGCCGGAGGCGGCGGTCCGGGCCGAGGCGGAATTCGCCGGGGCGGCCGGGGTGCGCACCGTGCCGACGGTGCCGTTCTCCGCGGTCGACCTGTTCGGCCGGGCGCTCGACGAGCTGCTGTCGGCCGCCGCCGGTGGCCCGCGGCCGGCCTGCGACGTCCGGTTCGGCCAGCAGGTGACCGAGGTGCTGGCGGCCGCCGCGGAGGCGGTCCGCGAGGGACGCACGGTCCGGCTGGGCTGA